Below is a genomic region from Phycisphaerae bacterium.
CCAGGCCGGCGCCGACCTCGGTGATGTTGCGAACCGTGCCATCGACCATGGTGGTCACGTCGCCGACGACCTTGACCGTGGCATCGCCCAGGCCGCCCAATCCCTGAAGGCCCTTACCCAATTCGTTGACGATGTCCGCGGGCAGGAGGTTTCCGCCTTTGTCGACGACGGACGTGAGAATGGCGCGCATGAGGATGCCGGTAAGCTGGGCGAGCTCCACGCCATTGGCCGAATCGGAGCCGATGTCGGTCAGCTCGATCCGATCGATGTGGAGGGGGACGCGCGTCAGGCTCCCACCGAGGGGCAGCAGGTCCACCTGAACGTCCACGTTGTTGATGGCCGCGCGGCGGACGATGAACTTCTTGCCCTCCTTGGTCTCAGCCGGCTGCTTGGGCTTGGTCTCGCCGCCGCTGAGCTGGGCGAGATGATCGAGGATCACCTGGTAGTTGGACTTTCCGCCCTTGCGCTCGAGGTTCATGCTCAGGTCGGAGAGGATGAGTTCGGGCACGACGACGGTGTCTTCCATCAGCGAGCCGAGTGAAACGGCCACGTTGCCTTCGCCGAGCTTGACGAAGTGGGGGGCGTCGAAGCCTTCGGGGTTGGCGACGTCGAGTCCGGACATCCCGGCCTGGCCGGAGAGGATGCCGAGGTTCATGCTCTGGAGCGTGGTGTTGACGCCGAGGGCGTAGGTCGCTCCTTTCTCCACGCCGATGCGGGCGATGCTGTCGATCCAGAATACCACGCCGACGAGCAGGAGGATGAAGGCCAGCACGGCCGCGCCGACGATCTTGAGTGCGAGATGTTTGGTTTTGGGCATGGAGACAAATCCTCGATAAATTCTTCGGTTTCAAGAGTCGACGAACAAGCCGCTAGCATTCTACCGCACATTGAAGTATTTCGCCTGCCGGTGGTGGACGATGAGGGCCGTGGTGGTCTGCTCGGGTTCGAGCTGGAACTCCTCGCTGAGGGTGACGTCGATGCGCTGGGGCTCGAGGAGCGGCCAGAGCTTGACCTGGTCCTCGAGGCGGGGGCAGGCGGGGTAGCCGAAGCTGTATCGCGAGCCCTGGTAGCGCTGTTTGAAGAGTTCCTGCTTGTCTCGGGCGTCGCCGGCGGCGATTCCCCACTCCATGCGGATCTGCTTGTGGATGTATTCGGCGAGGGCCTCGGCCAGTTCCACGCCCAGGCCGTGGAGGTGGAGGTAGTCCTGGTAGCGGTCGGCGGCGAACCACTGACGGGCTACCTCGCTGACCTTGCGGCCGACGGTGACGACCATAAAGGCGGCGACGTCCATTTCGTCGCTGGAAACGGGTTTGAAGAAGTCGCTCAGGCACCAGTAGGGGGGTTTGCCCATGCGCGGGAAGTCGAAGGTGGCGAGTTTGCGCGACGGGTCGCCGGGGTCGTAGACGAAGAGGAGATCGCCGTCGGACTGGGCGGGCCAGAAGCCGTACGCGGCGCGGGGGTGGAGGATGTCCTCCTGCTCGCAGACGTCGAGGAGGTCGCGGAGCTTGGGGCGGACTTCGCTCTGGAGATAACGGTCCCAGTCGCCCGGTGAGCGGCGGTTCTTGCGATAGCCCCACTGCACCTGGAAGAGCATGTTCTCGTTGAGGTAGGGGACGACGGCGCGAGGTTCGACGCGCTCGATGATGCGCCGGCCCCAGAAGGGGGCGGACGGTACGGACTCGTCGCGGGAGATGTCGGAGACGGGGGGGATGTAGCCGTGGCGCTGGGACGCTTCCTCGTGAAGGAGGGCGTCGGCACGAGTCGGCGGTAGCGGCTCCGTCGGAGCGTTGGCGCGGGCTGAAGTCGGCGAGGCGGAAGAGGCACTGCCCGAGAGCAGGGGCACACCGGCCGAGGCCGTGCCCTGCGGTTCGGAAGTCCTGGCCTCCGCACGCGCTGAGGCTCGCGGTTCAACGGACTTGCCGGTAACGATTTCGTCCATGAGGCGCAGGCCGGCGAAGGCATCCTTGGCGTAGAAGACCGACCCTCGGTATTCCGGGCGGAGATCCTCTTCGACGTACTTGCGGGTGAGTGCCGCGCCGCCGAGGACGACGGGGGCGTCGATGCCGCGCTCGTTCAGGACCTGAAGATTCTCGCGCATGATCACGGTGGATTTGACGAGCAGCCCGGACATGCCGATGGCGTCGGCGTTGTTTTTCTCGTAGGCGTCGATGATGGCGCTGATGGGCTGCTTGATGCCCAGGTTGTACACGGTGTAGCCGTTGTTCGTGAGAATGATGTCCACGAGGTTCTTGCCGATGTCGTGGACATCGCCGCGGACGGTGGCGAGGACCATCGAGCCCTTGCCGCCGCCTTCGATCTTGTCCATGTGGGGCTCGAGGAAGCGCACGGCTGCTTTCATGGTCTCGGCCGACTGGAGCACGAAGGGAAGTTGCATCTGCCCGGCGCCAAAGAGGTCGCCGACGGTCTTCATGCCGTCGAGGAGCAGGTCGTTGATAATGTCCAGGGGGCGGTACTTGAGCATGGCCTCGTCGAGGTCGGCTTCGAGGTCGGTTCGATCGCCGTTGATGATGCGGAACTTGAGGCGCTCTTCGATGGACTTGGGCTGCTTCGATTCTTTGGCTTCGTCCGCGGTGACGTTCTCGAAGGCCTGGAGGAGGGCGGTGAGCGGATCGTAGCCTTCGCGGCGGCGATCGAAGACGAGATCTTCGGCGATATGGCGGTGGGCGTCATCGATCTTGTACAGCGGAAGAATGCCGTTCACGTGGACGATGGCGGCGTCGAGACCGGCATCGCGGCAGAGGTGCAGGAAAACGCTGTTGAGCACGCGGCGGGCGGGCGGCTTGATGCCGAAGCTGACGTTGCTGACGCCCAGCAGGGTGTGGACTTCGGGGAGTTCCGTCTTGATGCGGCGGAGGGCTTCAATGGTCTCGACGGCGAGCTTGCGGTCATCCTCATTGCCGGTGCAGACGGTGAAGGTGAGGGGATCGAAGATGAGATCGGAGGGGCGGATGCCGTGGCGGTTCACGACGATATCGTGGATACGCCTGGCGACCTCGATCTTGCGGTCGGCGGTTTTGGCCATGCCCTGCTCGTCGATGGTCAGGGCGATGAGTGCGGCGCCGTGCCGGCGGGCGAGCGTGCAGATGACGTCGGCTTTTTCCTCGCCGTCTTCCAGATTGATGGAGTTGATGACGCACTTACCACCGCAGAGCTTGAGTGCCGCCTCGATGACATTGACCTCCGTGCTGTCGATCACCAGCGGCGCGGTGACGTCGGTGGCAAAGCGCTTGAGAACGGACGAGGCGTCGGCGACTTCATCGCGGCCGACGTACGCGACGCAGACGTCGAGCAGGTGGCTGCCGTGGCGGACCTGCTCGCGGGCCATCTGCACCATGCCGTCGACGTCGCTCTCGGCGAGCAGCTCGCGGAACTTTTTGGAGCCGTTGGCGTTGGTCCGCTCGCCGACGGCGAGGAAGGCGTTTTCCTGGCGGAGGGTCACGGCCTGGTAGACGCTGCTGACGGAGGGTTCGAGGTGCGGGGTGCGTTTGCGGGGGACGCGCCCCTCCAGGGCATCGACCACGGCGGCGAGATGCTCCGGCGTGGTTCCGCAGCAGCCGCCGACGATGTTGACGCCGTCGACTTCGACGAATTCGAGGAGCCAGCGGGCGAGTTCATCGGGGGTGAGGGCGTAGTGCGGTTTGCCGCCCACGAGCTGGGGTAGTCCGGCATTGGGCTGAACGATGAGCAGGCGGTCGCTGGCGGAGCTGAGGTAGCGGACGTGCTCGCTCATTTCCTGCGGGCCGGTGGCGCAGTTGAGGCCGAAGGCGGTCACTTCGGGATAGGCGTCGATGGCGGTGAGCGCCGCGGCGATCTCCGTGCCGACGAGCATGGCTCCGGTGGTCTCGATGGTCACGGTGCAGAAGATGGGGACGCGCCGGCCTTTTTCCTTCATCGCATCGATGGCGGCGACGATGGCGGCCTTGGCCTGGAGGATGTCCTGGCAGGTCTCGATGAGGATGGCGTCGGCGCCGCCGTCGAGCAGGCCACGGTGCTGCTCGGTGTAGCTGTCGACGAGCGCGTCCCAGGTCGTCTGCAGCAGCGAGGGCAGTCGGGTTCCGGGTCCGGCGGACGCGACGACGAAGCGAGGTCGATTTGGGCGGGTGAATTCATCGCAGGCGCCGCGAGCGATCTCGGCGGCGCGGCGGTTGACCTCGTAGGTCTTGTCGGCGATGCCGAACTCGCCCAAGACGTGCTTGCTCGCGCCGAAGGTGTTGGTCATCACCGCATCGCATCCGACGGCGAGGAACGAGCGGTGGATCTCGCGGAGGACATCGGGACGGGTGAGCGTGATGATATCCGTGCAGTTCTCGTGGCCGTCGTAGTCGGCAAGCTTGAGGTCGTGACGGTGGACGGTGGTGCCCATCGCTCCGTCGAGGACGAGGACGCGCTGTTGAGCGAGACGAATAATCGGGGCATCGGTCATGGGTTCAATCCAATGGCAGTATCGACATTCTGCGGATCGACACGCAGGGCGTTGGGTTACGGCTTCATCTCATATCGCGGGGCTGCCCGCAAGGGGCCGCGCGGCGAGGCACTTCCGGAAGGTATGGTCAGTCGGCAATACGGGCAACGTTGAAAGCTTCAAGACCGCGCGGATGCGGTATTTATCGGCGGAACTACGTTCGTTTCGACCAGTCGTCGGGGTCATAGACGCCGCGTTCGGGCAGATACTCACGAAAGAACAAGTAGGTCTCGACGAGCCATTTGAAACGCTCTTCGGGCGTAAGATTCGCGAAGGCGAAGAGATTCGCCAAGGCGGCGTCTTCGTAGCCGTCCACGGCGTCGGTAAGGCGGAGGGTCTCGCCGGGGTCGTTCATGGATTCCTGTTCGATCGCTGCGTTCGAATGGCCCGTAAGCGCTGCACGTCGGACTGATCCTGCTGCCTTCCGGTCGCCTCCTTCATGGCGATCAAATCGTCGAGACCGCACACGAGGACGTCGAGCCCGGCCATGCTGCGAGACTCGGCAGAGGCAAGCAGCCGATCAAACGACATCGGCGGATCGGCGAATA
It encodes:
- the metH gene encoding methionine synthase, giving the protein MTDAPIIRLAQQRVLVLDGAMGTTVHRHDLKLADYDGHENCTDIITLTRPDVLREIHRSFLAVGCDAVMTNTFGASKHVLGEFGIADKTYEVNRRAAEIARGACDEFTRPNRPRFVVASAGPGTRLPSLLQTTWDALVDSYTEQHRGLLDGGADAILIETCQDILQAKAAIVAAIDAMKEKGRRVPIFCTVTIETTGAMLVGTEIAAALTAIDAYPEVTAFGLNCATGPQEMSEHVRYLSSASDRLLIVQPNAGLPQLVGGKPHYALTPDELARWLLEFVEVDGVNIVGGCCGTTPEHLAAVVDALEGRVPRKRTPHLEPSVSSVYQAVTLRQENAFLAVGERTNANGSKKFRELLAESDVDGMVQMAREQVRHGSHLLDVCVAYVGRDEVADASSVLKRFATDVTAPLVIDSTEVNVIEAALKLCGGKCVINSINLEDGEEKADVICTLARRHGAALIALTIDEQGMAKTADRKIEVARRIHDIVVNRHGIRPSDLIFDPLTFTVCTGNEDDRKLAVETIEALRRIKTELPEVHTLLGVSNVSFGIKPPARRVLNSVFLHLCRDAGLDAAIVHVNGILPLYKIDDAHRHIAEDLVFDRRREGYDPLTALLQAFENVTADEAKESKQPKSIEERLKFRIINGDRTDLEADLDEAMLKYRPLDIINDLLLDGMKTVGDLFGAGQMQLPFVLQSAETMKAAVRFLEPHMDKIEGGGKGSMVLATVRGDVHDIGKNLVDIILTNNGYTVYNLGIKQPISAIIDAYEKNNADAIGMSGLLVKSTVIMRENLQVLNERGIDAPVVLGGAALTRKYVEEDLRPEYRGSVFYAKDAFAGLRLMDEIVTGKSVEPRASARAEARTSEPQGTASAGVPLLSGSASSASPTSARANAPTEPLPPTRADALLHEEASQRHGYIPPVSDISRDESVPSAPFWGRRIIERVEPRAVVPYLNENMLFQVQWGYRKNRRSPGDWDRYLQSEVRPKLRDLLDVCEQEDILHPRAAYGFWPAQSDGDLLFVYDPGDPSRKLATFDFPRMGKPPYWCLSDFFKPVSSDEMDVAAFMVVTVGRKVSEVARQWFAADRYQDYLHLHGLGVELAEALAEYIHKQIRMEWGIAAGDARDKQELFKQRYQGSRYSFGYPACPRLEDQVKLWPLLEPQRIDVTLSEEFQLEPEQTTTALIVHHRQAKYFNVR